Proteins found in one Amphiura filiformis chromosome 14, Afil_fr2py, whole genome shotgun sequence genomic segment:
- the LOC140169096 gene encoding uncharacterized protein — translation MANAVSGADVVLLCMSRKYYESQACRQEAKYANKKKKTIIPLLVENDFKPEGWLDILIETELYYRLCSDEELEENLVKLKSAIGKRGLGVDPGENAGDHVDGPIIPCKAEETGAAAATLPAAATPPIACSWSTERVQEWFDEIKLPQLKSTLDFFEGSDLKETYDESCTSPKAFEKLCKEAGLEYIDQKRFGSALKKLFK, via the exons ATGGCCAACGCTGTATCAGGAGCAGATGTGGTCTTGCTTTGCATGTCTCGGAAGTACTATGAGAGTCAAGCCTGTCGCCAAG AGGCCAAGTACGCcaacaagaaaaagaaaacaattattCCCCTTTTGGTGGAGAATGACTTTAAACCTGAAGGATGGCTGGATATCCTCATCGAAACTGAGTTGTACTACAGACTCTGCTCAGATGAAGAACTTGAAGAGAATTTGGTGAAGCTTAAGAGTGCCATTGGTAAACGTGGCCTGGGCGTGGACCCGGGAGAAAATGCGGGAGATCACGTTGATG GACCGATTATACCGTGCAAGGCTGAAGAAACTGGTGCCGCCGCCGCTACTCTCCCCGCCGCCGCTACTCCACCCATCGCGTGCTCTTGGTCGACGGAACGAGTTCAGGAATGGTTCGATGAAATCAAACTTCCTCAACTGAAATCCACATTGGATTTCTTTGAAGGAAGTGATTTAAAGGAAACATACGACGAAAGCTGCACGAGTCCTAAGGCTTTTGAAAAGTTGTGTAAGGAAGCTGGTCTGGAATATATCGATCAAAAACGGTTTGGGAGTGCGCTGAAAAAGTTATTTAAATAG